Proteins from a genomic interval of Streptococcus sp. D7B5:
- the trmFO gene encoding methylenetetrahydrofolate--tRNA-(uracil(54)-C(5))-methyltransferase (FADH(2)-oxidizing) TrmFO — MSQSYINVIGAGLAGAEAAYQIAERGIPVKLYEMRGVKSTPQHKTDNFAELVCSNSLRGDALTNAVGLLKEEMRRLGSVILESAEATRVPAGGALAVDRDGFSQMVTEKVANHPLIEVVRDEITELPTDVITVVATGPLTSDALAEKIHALNDGDGFYFYDAAAPIIDVNTIDMSKVYLKSRYDKGEAAYLNAPMTKQEFMDFHEALVNAEEAPLNSFEKEKYFEGCMPIEVMAKRGIKTMLYGPMKPVGLEYPDDYTGPRDGEFKTPYAVVQLRQDNAAGSLYNIVGFQTHLKWGEQKRVFQMIPGLENAEFVRYGVMHRNSYMDSPNLLEQTYRSKKQPNLFFAGQMTGVEGYVESAASGLVAGINAARLFKGESEAIFPETTAIGSLAHYITHADSKHFQPMNVNFGIIKELEGERIRDKKARYEKIAERALTDLEEFLTV, encoded by the coding sequence GTGTCTCAATCTTATATCAATGTTATCGGTGCAGGTTTGGCAGGGGCTGAAGCTGCTTATCAAATCGCAGAACGGGGTATTCCAGTTAAACTTTATGAAATGCGTGGTGTCAAATCAACTCCTCAGCACAAAACAGACAATTTTGCTGAGTTAGTTTGTTCTAATTCCCTGCGTGGGGATGCTTTGACAAATGCTGTCGGTCTTCTCAAGGAAGAAATGCGTCGCTTGGGTTCTGTTATCTTAGAGTCTGCTGAAGCTACACGTGTTCCTGCAGGCGGTGCCCTTGCGGTGGACCGCGATGGTTTCTCTCAAATGGTGACCGAAAAAGTAGCCAATCATCCTTTGATTGAAGTGGTTCGTGATGAAATTACAGAATTACCGACTGATGTTATTACAGTGGTCGCTACTGGTCCTTTGACCAGCGATGCTCTAGCTGAGAAGATTCATGCCCTTAATGACGGCGATGGATTCTATTTCTACGACGCGGCGGCGCCTATTATCGATGTCAATACTATCGATATGAGCAAGGTCTATCTCAAGTCTCGTTATGACAAGGGAGAAGCAGCCTACCTCAATGCTCCAATGACCAAGCAAGAGTTTATGGATTTCCATGAAGCCTTGGTCAATGCGGAAGAAGCACCGCTCAATTCTTTTGAAAAAGAAAAGTACTTTGAAGGTTGTATGCCTATCGAAGTCATGGCCAAGCGTGGCATTAAAACCATGCTTTATGGTCCTATGAAACCAGTCGGTCTGGAGTATCCAGATGACTACACAGGCCCTCGTGATGGAGAATTTAAAACACCTTATGCGGTTGTCCAGCTCCGTCAGGATAATGCAGCAGGTAGTCTCTACAATATCGTTGGATTCCAAACCCACCTCAAATGGGGGGAGCAAAAGCGTGTTTTCCAAATGATTCCAGGTCTTGAAAACGCTGAGTTTGTCCGTTATGGGGTCATGCACCGCAATTCTTACATGGATTCACCAAATCTTCTCGAGCAAACCTATCGTTCTAAGAAACAACCCAACCTCTTCTTTGCTGGTCAAATGACGGGTGTGGAAGGCTATGTTGAGTCAGCAGCCTCAGGCTTGGTTGCAGGTATTAACGCGGCTCGACTCTTCAAGGGTGAAAGTGAAGCTATCTTCCCAGAGACCACAGCGATTGGAAGTCTAGCTCATTACATCACTCATGCGGACAGCAAACATTTCCAACCCATGAATGTCAACTTTGGCATTATCAAGGAGTTGGAAGGCGAGCGTATCCGTGATAAGAAGGCTCGTTATGAAAAAATTGCAGAGCGTGCTCTTACCGACTTAGAGGAATTTTTAACGGTTTAA
- a CDS encoding glutamate-5-semialdehyde dehydrogenase, translated as MVSTQEQFEQVQAVKKSINTASEVVKNQALLAMADQLLAATEEILEANALDMVAAKGKISDVMLDRLYLDAGRIEAMARGIREVVALPDPIGEVLETSQLENGLIITKKRVAMGVIGIIYESRPNVTSDAAALALKSGNAVVLRSGKDAYQTAHAIVTALKKGLETTTIHPNVIQLVEDTSRESSYAMMKAKGYLDLLIPRGGAGLINAVVENAIVPVIETGTGIVHVYVDKDADEDKALAIINNAKTSRPSVCNAMEVLLVHEDKAADFLPRLEQVLVAERKEAGLEPIQFRLDSQASQFVSGRAAEAQDFDTEFLDYILAVKVVSSLEEAVEHIEAHSTHHSDAIVTENAEAAAYFTNQVDSAAVYVNASTRFTDGGQFGLGCEMGISTQKLHARGPMGLKELTSYKYVVTGDGQIRE; from the coding sequence ATGGTAAGTACACAAGAACAATTTGAACAGGTACAGGCTGTTAAGAAATCAATCAATACTGCTAGTGAAGTAGTGAAAAACCAAGCCTTGCTAGCCATGGCTGATCAGTTATTGGCAGCTACTGAGGAGATTCTAGAGGCCAATGCCCTCGATATGGTAGCGGCCAAGGGGAAAATCTCAGATGTCATGCTAGACCGTCTTTATTTGGATGCGGGACGTATAGAAGCGATGGCAAGAGGGATTCGTGAAGTGGTTGCTTTACCAGATCCTATCGGTGAAGTCCTAGAAACAAGTCAGCTTGAAAATGGCTTGATTATTACTAAGAAGCGTGTGGCCATGGGGGTTATCGGTATTATCTATGAAAGCCGTCCAAATGTGACGTCGGATGCAGCTGCTTTGGCTCTCAAGAGTGGTAATGCAGTCGTTCTTCGTAGTGGCAAGGATGCCTATCAAACAGCTCATGCTATTGTCACAGCCTTGAAGAAGGGTTTGGAGACGACTACCATTCATCCAAATGTGATTCAACTGGTGGAAGATACTAGCCGTGAAAGTAGCTATGCCATGATGAAGGCCAAGGGTTATCTAGACCTTCTCATACCCCGTGGAGGCGCTGGTTTGATCAATGCTGTGGTTGAAAATGCTATCGTGCCTGTTATCGAGACAGGAACTGGGATTGTCCATGTCTATGTAGATAAGGATGCAGACGAAGACAAGGCTCTAGCCATCATCAACAATGCTAAAACCAGCCGTCCTTCTGTCTGCAATGCCATGGAGGTCTTGCTGGTTCATGAAGACAAGGCAGCAGATTTCCTTCCTCGCTTGGAACAAGTTCTGGTTGCAGAGCGTAAGGAAGCTGGACTGGAACCAATTCAATTCCGCTTGGATAGCCAAGCAAGCCAGTTTGTTTCAGGTCGAGCAGCTGAGGCCCAAGACTTTGACACTGAGTTTTTAGATTATATCCTAGCGGTTAAGGTTGTGAGCAGTTTAGAAGAAGCAGTTGAGCATATTGAAGCTCACAGTACCCATCATTCGGATGCCATTGTGACAGAAAATGCTGAAGCTGCAGCCTACTTTACAAATCAAGTGGACTCTGCAGCGGTGTATGTCAATGCCTCAACGCGTTTCACTGATGGTGGGCAATTTGGTCTTGGATGTGAGATGGGGATTTCTACTCAGAAACTGCATGCGCGTGGGCCTATGGGCTTGAAAGAGTTGACCAGCTACAAGTATGTGGTTACTGGTGACGGACAGATAAGGGAGTAA
- the tmk gene encoding dTMP kinase, with protein MSKGFLVSLEGPEGAGKTSVLEALLPILEEKGVEVLTTREPGGVLIGEKIRQVILDPSHTQMDPKTELLLYIASRRQHLVEKVLPALEAGKLVIMDRFIDSSVAYQGFGRGLDIDAIDWLNHFATDGLKPDLTLYFDIEVEEGLARIAANSDREVNRLDLEGLDLHKKVRQGYLSLLDKEGNRIVKIDASLPLEQVVETTKAVLFDRMGLAK; from the coding sequence ATGTCAAAAGGATTTTTAGTCTCTCTTGAGGGACCAGAGGGAGCAGGAAAGACCAGTGTTTTAGAGGCTCTACTCCCCATTTTAGAGGAAAAAGGAGTAGAGGTGCTGACGACCCGTGAGCCAGGTGGAGTTTTGATTGGGGAGAAGATTCGTCAAGTGATTTTGGACCCAAGTCATACTCAAATGGATCCTAAAACAGAGCTCCTTCTCTATATCGCAAGTCGCAGACAGCACTTGGTGGAAAAAGTTCTGCCTGCTCTTGAAGCTGGTAAGTTGGTCATTATGGACCGTTTCATCGATAGTTCCGTTGCTTATCAGGGATTTGGCCGTGGCTTGGATATTGATGCCATTGATTGGCTCAATCACTTTGCGACAGATGGCCTCAAACCCGATTTGACACTTTATTTTGACATTGAGGTGGAAGAGGGACTGGCTCGCATTGCTGCTAATAGTGACCGGGAGGTCAATCGTTTGGACTTGGAAGGGTTGGACTTGCATAAAAAAGTCCGTCAAGGCTACCTTTCTCTTCTGGACAAAGAAGGAAATCGCATTGTTAAGATTGATGCGAGTCTTCCTTTGGAGCAAGTTGTGGAAACGACCAAGGCTGTCTTGTTTGACAGAATGGGCTTGGCTAAATGA
- the proC gene encoding pyrroline-5-carboxylate reductase, whose amino-acid sequence MKIGFIGLGNMGGSLAKAVLQGKAGAQILLANRSQAKVDAFIANFGGQASSNEEIFAEADVIFLGVKPAQFSELLAQYQTILEKRESLLLISMAAGLTLEKLASLIPSQHRIIRIMPNTPVAIGQGVISYAMSANCLAEDGELFCQLLSNAGLLVELGDDLIDAATGLAGCGPAFVYLFIEALADAGVQSGLPRETALKMAAQTVVGAGQMVLESQQHPGVLKDQVCSPGGSTIAGVASLEEHAFRGTVMAAVHQAYKRTQELGK is encoded by the coding sequence ATGAAGATTGGATTTATCGGTTTGGGAAATATGGGAGGTAGCTTGGCTAAGGCTGTTTTGCAGGGTAAGGCGGGTGCTCAGATTCTCCTTGCCAATCGTAGTCAAGCGAAAGTAGATGCTTTCATTGCCAACTTCGGCGGTCAGGCTTCCAGCAATGAAGAAATCTTCGCAGAAGCAGATGTGATTTTTCTAGGAGTAAAGCCTGCGCAGTTTTCTGAACTGCTTGCTCAATATCAGACCATCCTTGAAAAAAGAGAGAGTCTTCTTTTGATTTCCATGGCAGCTGGATTGACTTTGGAAAAACTAGCTAGTCTTATCCCAAGTCAACATCGTATCATTCGCATCATGCCCAATACTCCAGTGGCTATCGGTCAAGGGGTGATTAGTTATGCCATGTCAGCAAACTGTCTTGCTGAGGACGGTGAACTCTTTTGTCAGCTTTTATCCAATGCGGGTCTATTGGTTGAGCTTGGGGATGACTTAATTGATGCGGCGACAGGTCTTGCAGGTTGTGGGCCAGCCTTTGTCTACCTCTTTATCGAGGCTTTGGCAGATGCAGGTGTTCAGTCAGGATTGCCACGAGAAACGGCTTTGAAAATGGCAGCCCAAACAGTAGTTGGAGCTGGACAAATGGTTCTGGAAAGTCAGCAACATCCTGGAGTATTGAAAGACCAAGTTTGCAGCCCAGGAGGTTCGACTATCGCTGGTGTAGCAAGTCTGGAAGAACATGCCTTTAGAGGTACAGTCATGGCCGCAGTTCATCAAGCCTATAAACGAACACAAGAACTAGGTAAATAA
- the rsmI gene encoding 16S rRNA (cytidine(1402)-2'-O)-methyltransferase, with protein sequence MQIQKSFKGQTPYGKLYLVATPIGNLDDMTFRAIQTLKEVDWIAAEDTRNTGLLLKHFDIPTKQISFHEHNAKEKIPDLIGFLKAGQSIAQVSDAGLPSISDPGHDLVKVAIEEEIAVVTVPGASAGISALIASGLAPQPHIFYGFLLRKSGQQKQFFDLKKDYPETQIFYESPHRVADTLGNMLEVYGDRSVVLVRELTKIYEEYQRGTISELLESIAETPLKGECLLIVEGASQDVEEKDEEDLFSDIQARIQEGMKKNQAIKEVAKLYMWNKSQLYAAYHDWEKNQESD encoded by the coding sequence ATGCAGATTCAAAAAAGTTTTAAGGGGCAAACTCCCTATGGCAAGCTTTACTTAGTAGCAACGCCGATTGGCAATCTAGATGACATGACCTTTCGTGCCATCCAGACTTTGAAAGAAGTGGACTGGATTGCGGCTGAGGACACGCGTAATACGGGGCTTTTGCTCAAGCATTTTGACATTCCGACCAAGCAGATTAGTTTTCATGAGCACAATGCCAAGGAAAAAATTCCTGATTTGATTGGTTTCTTGAAAGCAGGACAAAGTATCGCTCAGGTCTCTGATGCGGGTCTGCCTAGTATCTCAGACCCTGGGCATGATTTGGTCAAGGTAGCTATTGAGGAAGAAATCGCAGTTGTTACCGTTCCAGGTGCCTCTGCAGGAATTTCTGCCTTGATTGCCAGTGGTTTAGCTCCACAACCACATATCTTTTACGGTTTCTTACTGAGAAAATCAGGCCAGCAAAAGCAATTTTTCGACTTAAAAAAAGATTACCCAGAAACTCAGATTTTCTACGAATCGCCCCATCGTGTAGCGGATACATTGGGAAATATGCTAGAAGTCTACGGTGACCGCTCGGTAGTCTTGGTCAGGGAATTGACCAAAATCTATGAAGAATACCAACGAGGTACCATTTCTGAATTATTAGAAAGCATAGCTGAAACGCCACTCAAGGGCGAATGCCTTCTCATTGTTGAAGGTGCCAGTCAGGATGTGGAGGAAAAGGACGAGGAGGACTTGTTTTCAGATATCCAAGCACGCATCCAAGAAGGCATGAAGAAAAATCAAGCCATTAAGGAAGTTGCGAAACTCTACATGTGGAATAAAAGTCAACTCTATGCTGCCTACCACGACTGGGAAAAAAATCAAGAAAGTGATTAA
- a CDS encoding DNA polymerase III subunit delta': MKQEQLKAWQPDQFDRFVRILEQDQLNHAYLFSGFFGSLEMAQFLAKSLFCTDKVGVLPCEKCRNCKLIEQEEFPDVTLIKPVNQVIKTERIRELVGQFSQAGIESQQQVFIIEQAEKMHPNAANSLLKVIEEPQSEVYIFFLTSDEEKMLPTIRSRTQIFHFKKQEEKLIHQLEQAGLVKKKATLLAQFSQSRAEAEKLANQASFWTIVDESERLLTWLVAKKKESYLQVAKLASLADDKEKQDQVLRILEVLCGQDLLQVRIRQILQDLLEARKMWQANVSFQNAMEYLVLKEI, from the coding sequence ATGAAACAAGAACAACTAAAAGCTTGGCAGCCAGACCAGTTTGACCGCTTTGTCCGTATCCTAGAACAAGATCAGCTCAATCACGCCTATCTCTTTTCAGGTTTCTTTGGAAGCTTGGAAATGGCGCAGTTTTTGGCTAAGAGCCTCTTTTGTACGGATAAAGTAGGCGTTCTACCATGTGAGAAATGCCGAAACTGCAAGCTGATTGAACAGGAAGAATTCCCCGATGTTACCTTGATTAAGCCAGTCAATCAGGTCATCAAGACAGAACGCATTCGGGAATTGGTGGGTCAGTTTTCTCAAGCAGGGATTGAAAGTCAGCAGCAGGTCTTTATTATTGAGCAGGCGGAGAAAATGCATCCTAACGCGGCTAATTCTCTGCTCAAGGTCATCGAAGAACCCCAGAGTGAGGTTTATATTTTCTTCTTGACCAGCGATGAGGAAAAGATGTTGCCAACAATCCGTAGTCGGACCCAGATTTTCCATTTTAAAAAGCAAGAAGAAAAGCTCATCCATCAATTAGAACAAGCAGGTCTGGTCAAGAAAAAAGCAACTCTCTTAGCCCAGTTTAGTCAATCGAGAGCTGAAGCTGAAAAGTTGGCTAATCAGGCAAGTTTTTGGACTATAGTTGATGAAAGCGAGCGCTTACTAACTTGGTTAGTAGCCAAGAAAAAAGAGAGTTATTTGCAAGTTGCTAAATTGGCTAGCTTGGCAGATGACAAGGAGAAACAAGACCAGGTCTTGCGAATCCTCGAAGTTCTCTGTGGACAGGACCTCTTGCAAGTAAGGATTCGACAGATTTTACAAGATTTACTAGAAGCTAGAAAAATGTGGCAGGCTAATGTCAGCTTTCAAAATGCCATGGAATATCTGGTTTTGAAAGAAATATAA
- a CDS encoding RluA family pseudouridine synthase, translating to MEIKIETGGQRLDKALSDLTELSRSLANEQIKAGQVLVNGQAKKAKYTVQEGDIITYHVPEPEVLEYVAENLPLEIIYQDEDVAVVNKPQGMVVHPSAGHTSGTLVNALMYHIKDLSGINGFLRPGIVHRIDKDTSGLLMIAKNDEAHLALAQELKDKKSLRKYWAIVHGNLPNDRGVIEAPIGRSEKDRKKQAVTAKGKPAVTRFQVLERFGDYSLLELQLETGRTHQIRVHMAYIGHPVAGDEVYGPRKTLKGHGQFLHAKTLGFTHPRTGETMEFTADIPEIFKETLERLRKTENR from the coding sequence ATGGAAATAAAAATTGAAACTGGTGGGCAACGTCTAGACAAGGCTCTGTCTGATCTGACAGAATTGTCACGCAGTCTCGCGAATGAACAAATCAAGGCTGGACAAGTCTTGGTGAATGGGCAAGCCAAGAAAGCAAAATACACTGTCCAAGAGGGGGATATCATCACCTATCATGTGCCAGAACCGGAGGTTTTAGAGTATGTGGCTGAGAATCTGCCGCTCGAGATTATCTACCAAGATGAGGATGTAGCCGTTGTTAACAAACCTCAGGGGATGGTGGTTCATCCGAGTGCTGGTCATACTAGCGGAACCTTGGTCAATGCCCTCATGTACCATATCAAGGACTTGTCAGGTATCAATGGTTTTCTCCGGCCGGGTATCGTTCACCGCATTGACAAGGACACATCTGGTCTCCTCATGATTGCTAAGAATGATGAGGCCCACTTAGCACTCGCGCAAGAACTCAAGGACAAGAAGTCTCTCCGTAAATACTGGGCAATTGTTCATGGCAATCTACCCAATGATCGTGGTGTGATTGAAGCTCCGATTGGTCGTAGTGAAAAAGATCGTAAGAAACAGGCAGTGACTGCTAAAGGGAAGCCAGCAGTGACTCGTTTTCAAGTCTTGGAACGCTTTGGAGATTATAGTTTGCTAGAGTTGCAACTGGAAACAGGGCGTACCCACCAGATCCGTGTTCATATGGCTTATATTGGCCATCCAGTCGCTGGTGATGAAGTCTATGGTCCTCGTAAGACTTTGAAAGGACATGGGCAATTCCTCCATGCTAAAACTCTAGGTTTTACCCATCCGAGAACAGGTGAAACCATGGAATTCACAGCAGATATTCCAGAGATTTTTAAAGAAACGCTGGAAAGGTTGCGTAAAACTGAGAATAGATAA
- the proB gene encoding glutamate 5-kinase produces the protein MKYKRIVFKVGTSSLTNEDGSLSRSKVKAITQQLAMLHEAGHELILVSSGAVAAGFGALGFKKRPTKIADKQASAAVGQGLLLEEYTTNLLMRQIVSAQILLTQDDFVDKRRYKNAHQALSILLHRGAIPIINENDSVVIDELKVGDNDTLSAQVAAMVQADLLVLLTDVDGLYTGNPNSDPTAKRLEKIETINREIIDMAGGAGSSNGTGGMLTKIKAATIATESGVPVYICSSLKSDALIEAAEETRDGSFFVAQEKGLRTQKQWLAFYAQSQGTIWVDGGAAEALSKNGKSLLLSGVVEVEGNFSYHDIVTVADKETGQSLGKGRVQFGVSALEDMLRSQKAKGVLIHRDDWISITPEIQLLFTEF, from the coding sequence ATGAAGTACAAACGAATCGTCTTTAAGGTGGGGACTTCGTCCTTGACAAATGAAGACGGGAGTTTATCAAGAAGTAAAGTAAAGGCAATTACCCAGCAATTGGCTATGCTGCATGAGGCTGGACATGAGTTGATTTTAGTGTCATCTGGAGCAGTTGCCGCTGGATTTGGAGCTTTGGGTTTTAAAAAACGTCCGACCAAGATTGCAGATAAACAAGCTTCGGCTGCAGTAGGACAAGGATTGCTGCTAGAAGAGTACACAACCAACCTCCTCATGCGTCAAATCGTTTCTGCACAAATCTTGCTGACCCAGGATGATTTTGTAGATAAACGTCGTTATAAGAATGCCCATCAGGCCTTGTCTATATTGCTTCATCGTGGTGCAATCCCCATCATCAACGAGAATGACAGTGTCGTTATTGATGAGCTCAAGGTCGGGGACAATGACACTCTGAGTGCCCAGGTAGCGGCGATGGTTCAAGCAGACCTTTTAGTTCTCTTGACCGATGTGGACGGTCTCTATACTGGAAATCCCAACTCAGATCCAACAGCTAAACGTCTTGAGAAAATCGAGACTATCAATCGTGAGATTATTGATATGGCTGGTGGAGCAGGTTCGTCAAACGGTACTGGGGGCATGCTGACAAAAATCAAAGCTGCAACTATTGCGACGGAGTCAGGTGTGCCAGTCTATATTTGCTCCTCCTTGAAATCAGATGCCTTGATTGAGGCAGCGGAAGAAACTAGGGATGGTTCCTTCTTCGTTGCGCAAGAGAAGGGACTTCGTACCCAGAAACAATGGCTGGCCTTCTATGCTCAAAGTCAGGGAACGATTTGGGTAGATGGTGGAGCTGCAGAGGCACTTTCAAAAAACGGAAAAAGTCTCCTTTTATCGGGTGTGGTAGAAGTGGAAGGAAACTTTTCTTACCACGATATTGTCACAGTAGCAGATAAAGAAACAGGTCAATCTCTTGGGAAGGGACGTGTCCAATTTGGCGTCTCAGCTCTAGAAGATATGCTCCGTTCTCAAAAAGCTAAGGGAGTCTTGATTCACCGTGATGACTGGATTTCCATCACTCCTGAAATCCAGCTGCTCTTTACAGAATTTTAG
- the yabA gene encoding DNA replication initiation control protein YabA, with amino-acid sequence MDKKELFDALDDFSQQLLVTLADVEAIKKNLKSLVEENTALRLENSKLRERLGEVEADTPVKAKHVRESVRRIYKDGFHVCNDFYGQRREQDEECMFCDELLYRE; translated from the coding sequence ATGGACAAAAAAGAATTATTTGACGCGCTAGATGATTTTTCCCAACAGTTACTGGTGACCTTGGCCGATGTGGAAGCCATTAAGAAAAATCTCAAGAGCCTGGTAGAGGAAAATACAGCTCTTCGCTTGGAAAATAGTAAGTTGCGCGAACGCTTAGGCGAGGTGGAAGCAGATACTCCCGTCAAGGCCAAGCATGTTCGTGAAAGCGTCCGTCGGATCTATAAAGACGGGTTTCACGTATGTAATGATTTTTATGGACAACGTCGAGAACAGGACGAGGAATGTATGTTCTGTGACGAGTTGTTGTACAGGGAGTAG